AGATGTCGGGCAGCCACAGCCGGTCGTCCGGGCGCAGGGCCGAGGCGAAGGCCTCGATGAGCTCTCCCTTGAGCAGCCGGGTCGGGGCGAAGCCGTGGGGCTGATACACGGCCAGCACGCGCGCCGCGCGCAGGTGGGCCGCGGCCAGGGCCGCGGCCAGCTTGGCCGGGTTGTGGGCGAAATCGTCGACCACCTCCACGCCCCGGGCTCGTCCCAGGCTCTGGAACCGCCGCGCCACGCCTTGATAGGAAGCCAAAGCCCGGCGGCAGTCGGCGAGGCTCACGCCCTCGTTGAGGGCCGCGGCCACGGCCGCGACGGCGTTCTCCACGTTGTACCGGCCGGGCAGAGGCAGGACGAACTCCTCGCCGCCGATGCGGAAGCGCGACTCGCCGCCGGTCAGGGCCGTCACCTCGGCCCGGACCTCGCCCCGCTCCAGGCCGAAGGTCCGGTCCGCGGGGAGGTCCTTGAGGTTGGGGTCGTCCGCGTTGACCAAGGCGGTCATGACGTTGCCCCGGAACTTGCGCAGGAACTCCCGGAGCACGGGGACCTCCTTGTGGTCCTTGGTGAGGTTGAGGAAGACGCCCACGGCCGGCTTGTAGTTGAGCAGGGAGCCGTCGCTCTCGTCGGCCTCGATGACCAGCAGGCCGGACTCGCCGCGGAAGGCGTTGCCCCAGAAGCCGCGCTTCTGCAGAGCCAGGAGGTTGCCGCCGGTGATGACCGAGGGAGAGCGGCCGGCCGCCTCGAGGATCTCGAAGATCATGGCCGTGACCGTGGACTTGCCGCTGGTCCCGGTCACGGCGATGGTGCGCATCTCGGCCACGTGCTTGGCCAGGAGCTCCGAGCGGTGCATGATCGGCACGCCCAGCTTCTTGGCCGCCGCGACCTCGGGGTTGTCGTCTTCGATAGCGGTGGAGAGGACCGCGAGGTCGGTCTCTTTGCCGACGGCGCTTCCGTCCTGGGCAAAGAGCTTGATGCCCAGGGCCTCCAGCCGCGCCTTGAGGGCCT
The window above is part of the Elusimicrobiota bacterium genome. Proteins encoded here:
- a CDS encoding Mur ligase domain-containing protein → MRIHFSGVGGFGMSALAQIHAMDGQPATGSDRLFDRGENQALKARLEALGIKLFAQDGSAVGKETDLAVLSTAIEDDNPEVAAAKKLGVPIMHRSELLAKHVAEMRTIAVTGTSGKSTVTAMIFEILEAAGRSPSVITGGNLLALQKRGFWGNAFRGESGLLVIEADESDGSLLNYKPAVGVFLNLTKDHKEVPVLREFLRKFRGNVMTALVNADDPNLKDLPADRTFGLERGEVRAEVTALTGGESRFRIGGEEFVLPLPGRYNVENAVAAVAAALNEGVSLADCRRALASYQGVARRFQSLGRARGVEVVDDFAHNPAKLAAALAAAHLRAARVLAVYQPHGFAPTRLLKGELIEAFASALRPDDRLWLPDIYYVGGTTAKDISSQDVVEPLRRRGLKASHVPRRADIVAEVVAQARAGDLVLVMGARDPSLSDFARDILAALSRGT